The Dethiosulfovibrio peptidovorans DSM 11002 genome has a window encoding:
- a CDS encoding acyl carrier protein encodes MDLKDKIKLIAEALDTDEELRPETILENLDEWDSMGTIAIIAMLDRLFDVRLTAEQLVDVKTVSDILAFMTEKE; translated from the coding sequence ATGGACCTCAAAGACAAAATAAAACTCATAGCGGAAGCCCTGGATACCGACGAAGAACTGAGACCGGAGACCATACTTGAAAACCTGGACGAATGGGACTCGATGGGAACCATAGCGATCATCGCCATGCTGGACCGTCTATTCGACGTAAGGCTCACCGCCGAACAGCTGGTGGACGTTAAAACCGTCTCCGACATACTGGCCTTCATGACGGAGAAAGAATAA
- a CDS encoding ketoacyl-ACP synthase III, whose protein sequence is MIFSCFCPEILLDNADLEKAYSDPKWTAKKILRKTGISSRSISGDMLVSDMAVKAAEGLFEENGIDRSTVNFLLLCTQSPDYYLPSTACIVQDRLGLPTTSGALDFNLGCSGFVYGLSLAKGLLSGGIAENVLLITSEAYTKHIHPMDRSTRTIFGDGAAAVLISREDLPNIGDFVLGTDGSGYKNLIVPSGGMAIPRSEETAKEQTDESGNIRSQDNLYMNGPEIFSFTLRTVPDMIHRVLEKNGLKQEDVDHFVFHQANRFILESLRDKLSIPEEKFVIDVEETGNTVSPTIPIAIKRAMEKGRIKKGEKILIAGFGVGYSWGATILQL, encoded by the coding sequence ATGATTTTTTCTTGCTTTTGCCCCGAAATCCTTCTTGACAACGCAGACCTAGAAAAAGCTTACTCCGATCCCAAATGGACGGCAAAGAAGATCCTCCGTAAAACCGGCATCTCCTCCCGTTCCATATCGGGAGACATGCTCGTATCCGACATGGCGGTGAAAGCCGCAGAAGGACTTTTCGAGGAAAACGGAATAGACAGATCCACAGTGAACTTTCTTCTTCTCTGCACCCAGAGTCCGGACTACTATCTTCCTTCCACTGCCTGTATAGTTCAGGATAGGTTGGGATTACCAACCACGTCGGGGGCCTTGGACTTCAATCTGGGATGCTCCGGTTTCGTATACGGTTTATCTCTTGCCAAAGGACTCCTATCGGGAGGAATAGCCGAAAACGTCCTCTTGATAACCTCCGAAGCATACACCAAGCACATCCATCCAATGGACAGAAGCACCAGGACCATATTCGGAGACGGAGCGGCTGCCGTCCTTATATCCCGAGAAGATCTGCCGAACATAGGCGACTTCGTCTTGGGGACCGATGGAAGCGGTTACAAAAACCTCATAGTTCCGTCCGGGGGAATGGCCATTCCCAGATCGGAGGAAACGGCAAAAGAGCAGACGGACGAAAGCGGCAACATTCGATCCCAAGACAACCTCTACATGAACGGACCGGAAATTTTCTCCTTTACCCTGAGAACCGTCCCTGACATGATCCATCGAGTGCTGGAGAAAAACGGCCTGAAACAGGAAGACGTAGACCACTTCGTATTCCACCAGGCCAACCGTTTTATACTGGAAAGCCTGAGAGACAAACTATCCATCCCGGAGGAAAAATTCGTCATAGACGTGGAGGAAACGGGAAACACAGTCAGTCCGACCATACCTATAGCGATAAAACGGGCCATGGAAAAAGGCCGTATAAAAAAAGGGGAGAAAATCCTCATCGCCGGTTTTGGGGTAGGATACTCCTGGGGAGCCACAATACTTCAACTGTAA
- a CDS encoding O-antigen ligase family protein has product MSFIALCLTASRSSILMLLAITTVLYFSSKTLRLKFIFIGAILTLMISISLFLKKEGFEFKHMNRIMAIANISKDNSWNARKNLYWEFNIDWFIKSPLLGVGPLKTQSPQASDNEWLLLLRQRGIIGVTAMFLFFTSSITTRKKQYLYFSWGILLGGSLYMIPAAFISSSSLYPMWGILFFTIGGIKVKS; this is encoded by the coding sequence TTGAGCTTCATTGCTTTGTGCTTAACAGCTTCAAGAAGTTCAATTTTAATGCTCCTGGCAATAACAACTGTATTGTATTTTTCTAGTAAAACACTTAGACTAAAATTTATCTTTATCGGAGCAATTTTAACATTAATGATTTCAATAAGCCTTTTTTTAAAGAAAGAAGGATTTGAATTCAAACACATGAATAGGATAATGGCAATTGCAAATATAAGCAAAGACAACAGCTGGAACGCAAGAAAAAATCTTTACTGGGAATTTAATATAGACTGGTTTATAAAAAGTCCTCTTCTTGGAGTTGGGCCTTTAAAAACACAATCACCACAAGCTAGCGATAACGAATGGCTATTGCTACTTAGACAAAGAGGGATCATTGGAGTTACCGCAATGTTCTTGTTTTTTACTTCTTCCATTACGACAAGAAAAAAACAATACTTATATTTCTCTTGGGGGATTCTTTTAGGAGGATCTTTATACATGATACCAGCAGCATTTATATCTTCCTCTTCTCTTTATCCAATGTGGGGCATTCTTTTTTTTACAATCGGAGGTATAAAAGTAAAAAGTTAA
- a CDS encoding glycosyltransferase has protein sequence MKKITHITSVHPREDTRIFIKECSSLAQNGYKVSLVVADNKGNENRNRISIVDAGAKEKSRSLRIIKTARKVVDKAIATKADLYHIHDPELLLFSKKLLKHGKVIYDAHEDVPRQILSKGWIPRPLRRPLSFITEKVENHYVKRLNGVVTATPFIKKRFIKINTHSIDINNYPKLKELGDIEHASEKKRLICYVGGISTIRGIFEMVQAMQYVNGKLLLAGSFSNQKERDLVKTFPGWRKVIELGYCDRKKVKKILSLSRAGLVVLRPTINYIDALPVKLFEYMASEIPVVASSFPLWIKIVSSSKCGICVNPLNPKEIGKAINWILDNPKKAASMGRKGRKATQTNYNWETESKKLLNFYRNVVASPTCQNRCRMID, from the coding sequence TTGAAAAAAATAACCCACATAACTTCCGTCCACCCGAGAGAGGACACGCGAATTTTCATAAAAGAATGCTCTTCTCTAGCTCAAAATGGCTACAAAGTTTCTCTGGTGGTTGCCGATAACAAAGGTAATGAAAATAGGAATCGTATATCTATCGTAGATGCTGGTGCGAAAGAAAAAAGCAGATCACTAAGAATAATAAAGACCGCAAGAAAAGTTGTGGATAAAGCCATCGCAACAAAAGCTGATCTTTACCATATACATGACCCAGAACTATTGCTGTTCTCTAAAAAACTACTGAAACACGGAAAGGTTATATACGATGCACATGAGGACGTTCCGCGACAAATTCTGAGCAAGGGCTGGATTCCCCGGCCGCTACGCAGGCCTCTTTCTTTTATCACAGAGAAGGTGGAAAACCACTACGTGAAGAGGCTGAACGGAGTGGTTACGGCGACGCCGTTTATAAAGAAAAGATTTATCAAAATAAACACCCATAGCATCGACATAAATAATTACCCTAAACTAAAAGAGCTGGGAGATATTGAACACGCCTCAGAGAAAAAACGACTTATTTGCTATGTAGGTGGAATATCTACAATACGTGGAATTTTCGAGATGGTACAGGCTATGCAGTACGTAAATGGGAAGCTACTCCTCGCCGGAAGTTTTTCAAATCAAAAAGAGAGGGATTTGGTCAAGACTTTTCCCGGGTGGAGAAAAGTTATCGAACTTGGCTATTGTGACAGAAAAAAGGTAAAAAAGATACTATCTCTATCTAGAGCTGGTCTTGTAGTTTTAAGACCAACAATAAATTATATAGATGCTCTCCCTGTAAAACTATTTGAATACATGGCTTCCGAAATTCCAGTGGTGGCATCGTCCTTCCCCTTATGGATAAAGATCGTCTCCTCCTCAAAGTGTGGAATATGTGTAAATCCCTTAAATCCTAAAGAAATCGGTAAAGCCATAAACTGGATATTGGATAACCCCAAAAAAGCGGCATCCATGGGCCGGAAAGGAAGAAAGGCAACTCAGACTAATTACAACTGGGAGACAGAGAGCAAAAAACTACTGAATTTTTATAGAAATGTAGTAGCCTCTCCTACCTGTCAAAATAGGTGTCGCATGATAGACTAG
- a CDS encoding polysaccharide deacetylase family protein: MSLLFNTTNAGINESLYVMDLLLNDFLGLSMTVSGLNSPYVRISVGGDDSRALLVKNILEPWNGGEAIPWEAFELRCLPMEFCGVIPKPEEKNLPVLTVKGSSERCSITRDGDIITLDFDLFTTAFYILSRVEESVNPERDSHDRFPASASHALKNGYLHRPVVNEMVEILCGCLKVLWPGLERKKREFQIKLTHDVDSPFEVLFSSVGRVIKSMGGDVIKRRDVSRALSRGLSWFRLRFRGDVRLDSAYSFDLIMDIGEQHGIVDDFYFIPLNTSPFDGNYKMTDTPILNLMKHIKNRGHNVGFHGSYETYKDPERVKKEVRVLKEAASSIGIEQQVWGGRQHYLRWEAPTTWRAYSEAGLNYDTTLSFADHSGFRCGTCYPYQVFDFKTRKALDLWEYPLIVMECTVLAKKYMNLPIDKAYDYISCLKKACLNYDGVFTMLWHNDHLCSNKMIDLYRKILEE; the protein is encoded by the coding sequence GTGAGTCTCTTGTTTAATACTACCAATGCAGGTATAAACGAATCTCTTTACGTAATGGATTTGCTTTTAAACGACTTCCTTGGGCTATCCATGACTGTCTCGGGTCTAAACTCTCCTTATGTCCGTATATCGGTTGGCGGTGACGATTCAAGGGCGCTCTTGGTGAAAAATATCCTGGAGCCATGGAATGGCGGTGAAGCTATCCCTTGGGAGGCTTTTGAACTACGCTGTCTCCCTATGGAATTCTGTGGGGTTATACCAAAACCGGAGGAGAAAAACCTTCCGGTCTTGACTGTGAAGGGGTCTTCAGAGAGATGTTCTATAACCAGAGATGGCGATATCATCACCCTGGACTTCGATCTTTTTACCACCGCTTTTTATATCCTTTCCCGAGTGGAGGAAAGCGTAAACCCTGAAAGGGACTCCCACGATCGCTTTCCAGCTTCGGCGTCTCACGCCCTTAAAAATGGCTATCTTCACCGTCCTGTAGTGAACGAGATGGTAGAGATTCTCTGTGGGTGTTTGAAGGTCCTATGGCCTGGTCTGGAGCGAAAAAAGAGGGAATTTCAGATAAAGCTTACTCACGATGTAGACTCACCCTTTGAAGTTCTTTTTTCTTCTGTTGGAAGGGTTATAAAATCCATGGGAGGAGATGTTATAAAAAGGCGGGATGTCTCAAGGGCCTTATCTAGAGGCCTGAGTTGGTTCAGGTTGAGGTTCAGGGGAGATGTTCGGTTGGATTCCGCCTATTCTTTTGATCTCATAATGGATATAGGAGAGCAACATGGCATAGTGGACGATTTTTACTTTATTCCTTTGAACACCAGCCCTTTTGACGGTAATTACAAAATGACCGACACCCCTATACTGAACCTTATGAAGCATATCAAAAACAGGGGGCATAACGTAGGTTTTCACGGTAGCTATGAGACCTATAAAGACCCCGAGAGGGTTAAAAAAGAGGTTCGTGTCCTAAAAGAGGCTGCATCATCGATAGGCATAGAGCAGCAAGTCTGGGGAGGGCGACAGCATTATTTGAGATGGGAGGCCCCTACCACTTGGAGGGCTTACTCCGAGGCTGGATTGAACTATGATACCACCCTCTCCTTTGCCGATCATTCTGGCTTTAGATGTGGAACTTGCTATCCATATCAGGTTTTCGACTTCAAGACCAGGAAAGCCCTTGATTTATGGGAATATCCTCTGATAGTCATGGAATGTACCGTCTTGGCGAAAAAATATATGAATCTCCCGATCGATAAGGCCTACGACTATATATCCTGCCTTAAGAAAGCCTGTCTAAATTATGATGGTGTGTTTACTATGTTATGGCACAACGATCACCTTTGTTCTAATAAAATGATTGATTTATACAGAAAAATATTAGAAGAATAG
- a CDS encoding UDP-glucose dehydrogenase family protein, with amino-acid sequence MHICMIGTGYVGLVTGTCLAEVGHSVWCVDVDGSKIERLKNGEIPIYEPGLEDMVSRNVKQGRLRFTTDLKEALDDSPFVFIAVGTPPGEDGSADLRYVLDAARQIGSAMEDYKVVVVKSTVPVGTTEKARLCVSEELGIRGRDDLDFDVAFCPEFLKEGSAIDDFMSPDRVVIGTDNQKTADLLGELFSAFSFREDRIIFMSIPSAELTKYASNSMLATRISFMNQLARFCEKIGADIDQVRHGMGSDGRIGSAFLYPGVGYGGSCFPKDVKALIHSGRSHGVPMTLLESVEEINKSQRKWFFDKILSHYGADISGKIFAVWGLSFKPNTDDIREAPALDIIPWLLEKGATVRAYDPVGQENAKAALPNTENIVYCDDNYQALENADALILLTEWLPFRRPEFDRMKDLMREHVIFDGRNQYRPDRMADLGFVYYGIGRE; translated from the coding sequence ATGCACATCTGCATGATAGGAACTGGCTACGTCGGACTCGTGACGGGAACCTGCCTTGCCGAGGTAGGGCACAGCGTCTGGTGTGTCGACGTGGACGGATCCAAGATAGAACGACTTAAAAACGGAGAGATTCCCATATACGAACCGGGCCTGGAGGATATGGTCTCCCGTAACGTAAAACAGGGAAGGCTCAGATTTACCACCGACCTGAAGGAAGCCTTGGACGACAGTCCTTTCGTTTTCATCGCCGTGGGAACGCCTCCTGGAGAGGATGGCTCCGCCGACCTCCGGTACGTTTTAGATGCGGCCAGACAGATAGGATCGGCCATGGAAGACTACAAGGTCGTGGTGGTGAAATCCACCGTTCCGGTGGGAACGACGGAAAAGGCGAGGCTGTGTGTTTCGGAGGAACTAGGGATAAGGGGACGGGACGACCTCGACTTCGACGTGGCGTTTTGCCCCGAGTTCCTAAAGGAAGGCTCGGCAATAGATGACTTCATGAGCCCCGACAGGGTGGTCATAGGGACGGACAATCAGAAAACCGCCGATCTTCTGGGAGAACTGTTTTCCGCCTTCAGCTTCAGGGAAGACCGGATAATATTCATGTCCATACCATCGGCGGAGCTCACCAAATACGCGTCCAACTCCATGCTGGCCACCAGGATCAGCTTTATGAACCAGCTCGCCCGTTTTTGCGAGAAAATCGGAGCGGATATAGACCAGGTTCGCCACGGAATGGGAAGCGACGGTCGGATAGGATCGGCCTTCCTGTATCCCGGGGTGGGATACGGCGGGTCCTGCTTTCCCAAAGACGTTAAAGCCCTCATTCACTCCGGCAGAAGCCATGGAGTCCCGATGACCCTTCTGGAATCGGTGGAGGAGATAAACAAGAGCCAGAGAAAGTGGTTCTTCGATAAGATACTGAGCCACTACGGAGCGGACATATCGGGCAAGATCTTCGCCGTCTGGGGCCTCAGCTTCAAGCCCAACACGGACGACATAAGGGAGGCCCCTGCGCTGGACATAATTCCATGGCTGCTTGAAAAAGGGGCAACTGTCAGGGCCTACGATCCGGTGGGGCAGGAAAACGCCAAGGCGGCGTTGCCGAATACGGAGAACATAGTCTACTGCGACGATAACTATCAAGCTTTGGAGAACGCCGATGCCCTGATCCTGCTTACCGAATGGCTTCCATTTCGCCGTCCCGAGTTCGACAGGATGAAGGATCTGATGAGGGAGCACGTTATTTTCGACGGAAGAAACCAGTATCGACCGGACCGGATGGCGGATCTGGGTTTCGTTTATTATGGAATAGGCAGAGAATAG
- a CDS encoding SDR family NAD(P)-dependent oxidoreductase, with protein sequence MKLEGKRILITGGSSGIGAATAVEVSKLGASCILVARDESKLEKIRETLHGEGHQIYPFDLLKLKEISALIERITSESGPLYGLIHCAGMDNTQPFRTITIEELDLLMDLNFKSFWCLAQEFVKKKNHEKEDSRVIAIGSVAALSGIAGNSLYAASKGALVSLTKSLAAEYAAKNIRFNCICPGYVQTPMLERAKRLYPDESSFENGIVKKHPLGLGLPEDVAKAVAFFVGEGGRWATGSTLVIDGGYSYAK encoded by the coding sequence ATGAAACTAGAGGGAAAGAGAATCCTGATAACAGGTGGATCCTCCGGAATAGGAGCAGCCACCGCGGTGGAAGTATCGAAACTCGGCGCCTCCTGTATCCTCGTCGCCAGAGACGAGTCCAAACTGGAAAAAATAAGGGAAACTCTGCACGGAGAGGGACATCAAATATACCCCTTCGACCTCCTGAAACTGAAGGAAATATCGGCTCTGATCGAGCGGATAACCTCCGAATCGGGCCCCCTCTATGGTTTGATCCACTGTGCCGGAATGGACAACACCCAGCCGTTTCGTACCATAACCATAGAGGAACTGGACCTACTGATGGACCTGAACTTTAAATCCTTCTGGTGTCTTGCTCAGGAATTCGTAAAGAAAAAGAACCACGAAAAAGAGGACTCCAGAGTGATCGCCATCGGATCTGTGGCAGCTTTATCCGGCATAGCGGGTAACTCTCTCTATGCCGCCTCCAAAGGAGCCCTGGTTTCCCTGACTAAAAGTCTGGCAGCCGAGTATGCAGCCAAAAACATACGCTTCAATTGCATATGTCCCGGATACGTCCAGACTCCGATGCTGGAAAGGGCAAAACGGCTCTATCCCGATGAAAGCTCTTTTGAGAACGGTATAGTGAAAAAACATCCCTTGGGACTAGGTCTACCTGAGGACGTCGCCAAAGCGGTCGCTTTTTTTGTAGGTGAAGGTGGCCGGTGGGCTACTGGATCGACGTTGGTGATTGATGGAGGATATTCTTATGCTAAATAA
- a CDS encoding transposase, with protein MIRYSQEFKESAIRKMLPPENRSISELADETGVTKTTLRKWKKEAQVVGAAAPGNEERISRWNGEDRLQIVLETYGLNESERNEYCRAKGLYPEDIEAWRNACLKATVGQTSGDDKSQQEARVSKKKCQDLEKELRRKEKALAEAAALLVLRKKAQAIWGDEEDE; from the coding sequence ATGATACGGTACAGCCAGGAGTTTAAAGAATCTGCAATTCGCAAGATGTTGCCTCCGGAGAACAGGTCGATATCGGAACTGGCAGATGAAACGGGAGTAACCAAAACAACGCTCCGCAAGTGGAAAAAAGAGGCCCAAGTCGTAGGAGCAGCAGCCCCGGGTAATGAAGAGCGGATAAGTCGCTGGAACGGGGAGGATAGGCTCCAAATCGTATTGGAAACCTACGGTCTCAACGAGTCGGAGCGTAACGAATATTGTCGTGCTAAAGGCCTGTACCCGGAGGACATCGAGGCATGGCGTAACGCCTGTCTCAAGGCCACAGTAGGACAGACCAGCGGTGACGATAAGAGTCAACAAGAAGCCCGTGTGTCGAAGAAAAAGTGTCAGGACCTCGAAAAAGAACTTCGTCGCAAGGAAAAGGCCTTAGCAGAAGCGGCAGCCCTCCTGGTACTCAGAAAAAAAGCCCAGGCGATCTGGGGGGACGAAGAGGACGAATGA
- a CDS encoding glycosyltransferase family 4 protein, with the protein MKILYLHQYFNTPNMSGGTRSYEMARRMVKKGHEVHIITSDRETTKETYGWRETSESGINVHWYPVPYNNEMSYVKRLKAFFLFSIASALKAVEIGGDVLFATSTPLTIALPGVYASKRLKIPMIFEVRDLWPEMPIAVGALKNPLLICIAKKLEIFAYKNSKYIVALSPGMRDGITNTGYPIEKVSVIPNSCDVQLFDVPKSTGKNLRKKTKWLNDRPLVVYIGTFGIINGVSYMVKIAEQMLKINPQICFVAIGSGKEKEQVISLSKKTGTYNKNMFILDPVQKTEIPQWLSACNLSLSLFTNTKAMWKNSANKFFDTLAAGRPIGINYGGWQNNLISKHRIGLALDPKNIKIAADQINKFILDTQRQKETSAESKQLGMALFDRDLLADKLISIIENQA; encoded by the coding sequence ATGAAAATACTCTATCTTCATCAATATTTCAACACACCAAATATGTCCGGAGGAACCAGATCCTACGAAATGGCCCGTAGGATGGTCAAGAAAGGACATGAAGTCCACATAATAACCAGCGATCGAGAAACAACGAAAGAAACCTATGGATGGCGGGAAACCTCGGAATCAGGAATAAACGTCCATTGGTATCCTGTGCCATATAATAATGAAATGTCCTATGTAAAAAGACTAAAGGCGTTCTTTTTATTTTCGATAGCTTCCGCACTTAAAGCCGTTGAGATAGGGGGAGATGTCTTATTTGCGACAAGCACCCCCTTAACAATAGCCTTACCTGGCGTATACGCCTCTAAAAGACTAAAAATCCCGATGATTTTCGAGGTAAGAGACTTATGGCCAGAGATGCCCATCGCTGTAGGAGCTTTAAAAAACCCCTTGCTAATATGTATAGCAAAGAAACTGGAGATATTCGCTTATAAAAACTCTAAATACATCGTTGCCCTTTCGCCAGGAATGAGAGATGGCATAACCAATACGGGGTATCCCATCGAAAAAGTCTCGGTAATACCAAACAGTTGCGACGTTCAACTTTTTGACGTTCCCAAATCAACAGGCAAAAATCTACGCAAAAAGACAAAATGGCTGAACGATAGACCTCTTGTAGTCTATATAGGGACTTTCGGCATAATAAACGGAGTTTCCTACATGGTAAAAATAGCCGAACAAATGCTGAAGATAAACCCTCAAATATGCTTCGTAGCCATAGGCTCAGGTAAGGAAAAAGAACAAGTTATATCTCTCTCAAAAAAGACAGGCACTTACAATAAAAACATGTTCATTCTAGACCCCGTACAGAAAACAGAGATACCGCAATGGCTCTCTGCATGCAATCTAAGCTTATCTTTATTTACTAATACAAAAGCGATGTGGAAAAACTCAGCCAACAAGTTTTTCGACACTCTAGCAGCTGGTCGTCCAATCGGGATAAACTATGGCGGCTGGCAAAATAATTTAATCTCCAAACATCGCATCGGACTCGCCTTAGACCCTAAAAACATAAAAATAGCAGCAGATCAAATAAACAAATTTATCCTTGACACACAAAGGCAAAAAGAAACGTCTGCAGAATCAAAACAATTAGGCATGGCATTGTTCGACAGAGATCTTCTTGCCGATAAATTGATATCTATAATTGAAAATCAAGCATAA
- a CDS encoding AAC(3) family N-acetyltransferase: MEDILMLNNLRPLLKKSSIIYGIVSKLRKKRKSFLRRTLKIKKAAAIEKFGFFNKKDLYFHCRENGIAPGNILMVHCSLEGMLTYGGSVAELMEVLFDLVGSKGTLLMPGLSTNMSSIPPRDFDVLREMTYTGIIPEIFRNTSGVIRSLHPRHSMCGFGPMAEEILEGHENCVYADGLGSPWDRLRLFKAKGINLGLMPGKSLTFHHWVEDIDPEGYPLAVHEGPFECVLINKNGNKIKKSFYRRNNKYKSRELWFGKKLSSSAVKLTMLKGSPISFYDYEALAEDLIQLRDKGIVLCK, from the coding sequence ATGGAGGATATTCTTATGCTAAATAACCTCCGTCCGCTGTTAAAAAAATCTTCCATTATTTATGGAATAGTGTCGAAACTGAGAAAAAAGAGGAAGTCCTTTTTACGAAGAACTCTTAAAATAAAAAAGGCAGCAGCCATTGAAAAATTTGGTTTTTTTAATAAAAAAGATCTTTATTTTCATTGTAGAGAAAACGGCATAGCTCCCGGAAATATATTGATGGTCCATTGCTCTTTAGAGGGGATGCTGACTTATGGAGGCTCGGTTGCCGAGCTTATGGAGGTTCTTTTTGATCTTGTTGGATCTAAAGGTACCTTGTTGATGCCGGGATTATCCACGAACATGTCTTCCATTCCTCCAAGGGATTTTGATGTGTTAAGGGAGATGACCTATACGGGGATAATTCCGGAGATATTTCGTAATACCTCTGGTGTTATACGTAGCCTGCATCCTAGACACTCCATGTGTGGGTTTGGCCCTATGGCGGAAGAGATACTTGAAGGGCACGAAAACTGTGTTTATGCGGATGGTCTGGGTTCTCCCTGGGATCGGTTGAGACTTTTCAAGGCTAAGGGGATTAATTTAGGGTTAATGCCGGGAAAGTCTTTGACTTTTCATCATTGGGTTGAAGATATTGACCCAGAAGGATATCCTCTTGCGGTTCACGAAGGTCCCTTTGAGTGCGTGTTGATAAATAAAAATGGCAATAAAATAAAAAAGTCTTTTTACCGTAGAAATAATAAGTATAAATCTAGAGAACTTTGGTTTGGAAAAAAGCTCAGCTCCTCAGCAGTTAAATTGACAATGCTTAAAGGTAGCCCGATTTCTTTTTACGATTATGAGGCCCTTGCAGAAGACTTGATTCAATTAAGAGACAAAGGGATCGTTTTATGTAAATAA
- a CDS encoding IS3 family transposase translates to MISASDRRNWKIYAEESGELASEVVTKAVLSEKIRLADKPLILHADNGSPMKSATLRATMEKLGVLFSHSRPRVSNDNPYSESIFKTLKYRPAFPSGGFKDIENARAWTYRFVSWYNHTHRHSALNYVTPEQRHKGKAPEILAKRKKTLEEAKRKHPDRWRNRPIRNCSIEETVYLNPEKESREKRRD, encoded by the coding sequence ATGATCAGTGCCTCGGATCGCCGTAACTGGAAGATCTACGCCGAAGAATCGGGAGAGCTGGCGTCGGAGGTGGTCACCAAAGCGGTCCTGTCGGAAAAGATCCGCCTTGCCGACAAACCGCTGATCCTGCACGCCGACAACGGAAGCCCAATGAAAAGCGCCACATTGAGGGCCACCATGGAAAAACTGGGAGTACTGTTCTCCCACAGCAGACCGAGGGTAAGCAACGATAACCCCTACAGTGAATCGATCTTCAAGACCCTGAAATACAGACCTGCCTTCCCCAGCGGAGGCTTCAAGGACATAGAGAACGCGAGAGCCTGGACCTACCGGTTCGTGTCCTGGTATAACCATACCCACCGTCACAGCGCCTTAAACTACGTGACACCGGAGCAGAGGCATAAAGGGAAAGCCCCGGAGATACTAGCGAAGAGGAAGAAAACCCTGGAAGAAGCCAAGAGAAAACACCCGGACAGATGGAGAAACAGACCGATAAGAAACTGCTCCATCGAGGAGACGGTCTATCTGAACCCGGAGAAAGAGTCCCGGGAAAAGCGCAGAGACTGA